AACTTAACAAAACAACCCAACACATGGCTTCGCTACTCGTCTGTTTCTACTTCTTTCGAAGTACCACTACATCAAGCATTTTGAATGTATCATACATCTCATTTCCGTATCCTTGTCATACGATTTTAATCCGAGCATTTGGGACCTCGCACTATCCCCTACCGAGCATTTGGGGCCTTGCACTATCCCCCATTTCATCATACACAATCTCATGTTTAGGCCTATCGACCTCACACCACCGGCTTATACCAACAAGTACTAAACATGTAATAAAAGTTCAAGAAATGAAACCTGAAGGACTAATTATCCCAAGCCATCACCCATCTCATTCGTAATTTTCACTATTAACCACTCATCATTTATAAAGTGTTACTCGTTCACATAATAACCAATACAAGTCCGCTAATGCTATCAATTTAACAGATTGCACAAAAACCAAGTGTTTTGAGTTTCTCAACTCTGATTGCAAGCCCATTTTGGTCCACCAAACCTCAGAATCCGAAAGCAAGTATTCAAACAAAGTTGTAGAGGATCAAATCAGCTGTCCAACGCAATTTGATTCGAGTCTAACTGACATCGCATGAAAGAGTTATGCCCAAAATACGAACTGCTGTCTGGGAACAAAAACAGGACATCCAGATCTGGAATACAGATTGGAGAATGGACGTTTCTGGGTATAATTTATGAGTATGAATTTCTGTTCATATTTTTCCTAGATAGTAGACTCAAACACGTAACTTTTGGCACAAGAATCAACCAAAACATAATTTTGTAGAGTCCTAGGGAATTTCTGCAagatctataaaaaaaatttgaactagTCCGGCTAGGTGCAAAAAAGTGACGAAAATGAGGGATTTTCAAAGCCAAATTTCAAACAATCAACAAGAGTAAGATGTACCACAGTATCCACACATCATACTAactcaaaaacacataaaaataGTTAGATTTCTCTAACTCAAAGATCGAAAGCACAAGCTCAAGCTTAATCGAACTCTAGGgcttcaaactcaaaatccacCGAGATACACCCTTTCCAAGCTTAATCAACGTGACTCACACGTCAGGGAAGTTAGAACACGGCATAGAGAGGCTGGGTTTCCATAGGTTTGAGCTATAGATGCAagacccaagagagagagagagagagagccatgagAGATATGCAtgcgagaagagagagagaacgacgataagagagaggaggaaaaaggGAGAGTAATTCCCTACTCTTGACTATTGACTTATAAAGGACAATTTACACTACACACCCCTCAAAACTAGAATATTACACCAACTTCGTTAACAAATAAGCTATTGCACTACAACTCCAACATATTTTAACATTTAAGTGACTCAAACACATACTAAACattaaaatttatgaaatttAAATATGGGTTTCTACATATCAAGCCCCACAATGCCCGGGTCAATACACTATGAACCCACGTCatttaaattgaaaatataCACTTGATCAATTTAAAATGACAATTTAAATATGGGTCTTTCCATAAGCATTCAAACTTGACTTGTATGGCTGCCTCATGAGAGCATCACCAATGGTTCATGCCATTTAGTTGGTGCCACTGTGCCAAGCTAAATTTGGCATGTTACAGTGTTTTTGTCGTTACCTACATTTGGGCAATCTGCTCCAATGGTGGgagagccaaaatttggcacCCATCGTCAACTACCTTTTAACAACCTTTTTTAACTAACTTTTGAAatatcaattaatttttttatatactttaACTATTGTTTAACCACATTCTAATCACGATTTTAAGgttctacttaattttttatctacCACCCTACCCTTTGCAACATCTTCtacttttgaaaatgatttaccTTTCTTTGTATGTGAAtgatccatattttttttttgtggttcgTGAAAACAAACCTAACACAACTAATCCAATTTATaggcttcaaaaaaaaaagaaaaaaagagtaagGGGTTGGGCAGCTTGGGCTGGGTATCAGACCGTAGTCTTTGTTACCGGTGGAATAATATGAGCCGTTGGATTGCATCAATATCGCCGTTGGAATAAGAACCCGTGTGTAATGGATATCTCTCGCCCATCTCTCTCACCTTGGTTATATCGCTGCAGTATTAGAGCAACTTTACCAGTTGAGGTTAAATAGATTTATAGCCATTTTAACTCTTCAAAGTAGGAAAAATAACCCTACATCAGAGTAGGTAAACAaagagcaaaaataaatttgtgaACAGTGGTTCGGCACTTTTGCCTTACAACTGTTCATCAGGTATGTGATATACaacattattttctctctcctctctccatccctctctctttctgtttctttttttctttttttaaactgtACTTTGTTGTACTatttgggaaagaaaaaagtatattttaatagaggataggttaaatagatagtgttggtatagtgttgaaagaaatatgagtaggtaaaatgaaaaatgtgcactgttcacaagttttttttacctaattattgataaacttgctcttacgAGTTGGACGATTCTGGAAAGGTCCAGAGGCTGAGGAAGGAGGGCCCTGCCGCCGAGTGCAGCGCGGGGACTTCCATGGTGAATCACTTCCAAGTAATTAACGGCTGAGATCCAACAGCTTATATTCGTCTAATTTTCTCTCATGTACTCCACAATTAGAGTGAGTCGGACTTTCTCCTTCCCCTGTGCATATTTCCGAAGCGGTTTCTCTAGGGTTTCCAACTTCGaagaatctctctctcaagaGAGCACGCACACAGAGGCAAAATGGTGGGTTCAAAGATTCTCTGTTTCACTTCTTCATATCTGTTACTGTTTTCGtgatgctatatatatatatatatatatatatatatatatatatatatatattagcgTAGTATTTTCTGCATTAGAGACTACCTAGTCCTCTAGAATCCTCCGAAGATCCCAATCAATGATTTGATTCTGATTCAAAATCTTGGGAAGACTCTGATTCTGATTTTTGAAGATTTGAGAATTCATGGGGTGATTTCTGCACACAATTGGCAGATTGTGTTTGGGGAAGGAGATTGTGATTCTGATGCTCTATTAAATGCATGCATGCCTTTACCAAACTAACCCCATGCTAAAGACAAAAACGGAGCaaacaattaacaaaaaaaaaaggatatggaggaaaaacttgaaaagttaGAAAACCTCTTAAAGTAATTTGGAACAGTGCTGCAGTGCCTATGAAACTACCAAAAAGCCCCTCTCCAGAGCCAACCATCAAACCTATCCAACGCAACCACTAAAATACAAGAGGGTGTTTTGAGAATTGCACTACTATGGTCGCTTACACATCCTAAAAGGGCCAATCCTCCTTTAAGGCAAGCAAGGATGCAATTGGTAGTTTAAGGGGCAAGTGTGTGCAGAGCTGGCCCAAGGATTTTGGAGGCCTAATGCCAACCCCGAGTATGGGGCCTTCAACTAAAACAATTCAATGCAAAAAAGAGCTTTGGAAGACTTGAACTCTGTACTCAATGCACCTATTCATGAACTACTGTCCACTGTACCAGCCAGGGGCGGACCTAGGATTTATAATCACTGGGGTCAAAAAGCAATATGTTTGTCCATTACATATCACTTCATTTACAACTGGCTGTGACGAATTTTCGTATTTGGTGagtaaaacaataaatataatacgcacaataacaaaaactataTTTATTCTAAGGatattgattttcacactctctttttttatattcactcttctttttttttttagtgttgaaagtgtatgtgtttttttggtaaaagacaaaaaaggattgtgaaaatcaattcccttatcCTAATTTCTAATCAACAAAAGAGGGTCACAATATAAGTTTGTAGAGGTAGTTAGTTTGGATTAATGACAGAGCCTAACGTAGAACACAAAATTCAATGTCCTAAATTAGGATTAAACAATGCAGATGGTAGACATTAAACAATCTAATTAACAATCTAGTTGAGAAAGAAATATCATTTAACAAtctgaaaaaaatacaaattaagaATTCTTGCATACAAAATATGAAGCATgggaaaaaaacacacataaaaAAAGATGCAAccaaataaataattaattttgtctcAAATTGATACAGGTTTTTGCTTTCAAATTAGGACCTAAGGTTTAGATTTACCTAATAACAGAATCATGGCTCATGGGTTATTACTAATCCATACAGTCAATTTCTTATCTAATTGATGCTTCAAttgatttcttctcttttccacagagagagagagagagagagatgtaaatGGTTGGCAACTTATCAATAAAATCTAGGggaagtaaattatttttgggGCAAGGAGAAAAGAGTATAAAATCCATGGGGCAAAGACCAAAATCTGGGGGAAGCATATTATTTTGGGGGCAAAGAGAAAAGAGTGTAAAATTCATGAGGCAGAGACCGAAGAGGATTAAATCTATGAGGCAATTAAAATTATCTTCAGGGCAAAATCCCCAAGATATAAAACACATGGGGCAAAACCATGAAAATGTCCGGAGAACATATGTCTATTACTGAGAGTTTTGCAACTCAGTGGGGTCAGTGGACCCCCCTTGCCCACAGGTCCGCCCTTGGTACTAGCCAAACATTTTGAAACCAATGAtaacttttttatatttttaggatgatgctatggtgtccccggtcattttggggacaccgtaatttttggcataactttaccattatgagtataactaaaacccattacaagcataacagaacctaaataaggcataactaaggaatatccaaaaaaccaacaaaggcataaccaaacccaacaaaggcataacaaacaagttatgccttgctgtgattttggttatgctttgttatggttctgttatgcttgtaatgaattttggttatacccataatggttttgttatgccaaaagttacggtgtctccaaaatgaccggggacaccgaagtcattctcTTTTTATATTAGTAGTAAACGAGATATCATTTGGGCTACTTTTTGGAGACCCTAGGCGCGAGCTTCTTGGGCTTTGCCCTAGAGCCGGCCCTGAATGTGTGCAATTTGTAGTTTAAAGACGaagtaaataaaatttggatAGTTTAAAGGACAAATAcatattttaccttttttttacgACAAGAGAGCAAatatatgtttttgttttggtttactTGGTAGTCAAAAGGTCGCCGATGTGCCTGTTGAAAACCCAAATATCTTTTGGTATGGCTCATTTGCATTCTTAGTATGATTTTTCAATGTTGCTCTTGATAGTTTTTACTGTTGATAATTGTTCTGAGATGGTTTAGGTTTTGGTCAGTTCATGTTGGGGATGTACCTTAAGGCAGCAAGGCATTCACTAGTTAATTGGTGTGGAAGGATGGTTCAGCTTGTAACCATGGAGAAAGGCGAGGTTTCAAGTTATTACTCTATATGAGGCTTGTCCTCTTctatttttgcttattttttgttcaaaacatctaTAAACACGCCATGAACCTTCATGTGACAAGATTGTTGTCATTTGATTTACTTTGCgacttatttttctcctttttgttgGTCGAAGGTGATCTAAATGGATAATCTGGGGAGGGGGAGTTGAGCGTGTCGTCAATTGGGATTTGGCTAGCATAAAGTGGGCTTTGTCTTGGCTACCCAATGCAGATCCAGAGCCAGGAAAAAGCTGGTTGATGGAGGAAGAGGAACACCGTCACCAACAAGAACAATGCGACACGGAAGAGGAAGAACATCCCTTTACTCCTCCGCTCTTCTTGTCCTCACGAGAAACAAAATCACCTCCACCCCCACTGCCTCCAGTACTACTACCGCTATTTCTGAAGTTGGGAATCTTCTTCTGGTCGCTGCAGTTGTCAAATCGCTGTCTGAAAATGGCGGAACTCGAAACCTTGATGAGAACTCGATTCCCCTCTCTGAGTCTCTTGTCCTACAAATCCTCAGGAGGAGTTCTCTTCAGGTATCCAAGAAGGTGGATTTCTTCAGATGGTGTTCCCTCATGCACAACTACAAACACTCGGCGAGCACCTACGCTCAACTCTTCCATGCCATTTGCCGCCACCAAGACAGCCTCCTCGACCACCACCACGAGATCATTCATCTGCTGGGCTCCATGAAGCGAGATGGCGTTGTCCTCGATTCTCGGACCTTTAAGTTGCTTCTTGACTCGTTCATCCGAATTGGGAAATTCGATATTGCTCTTGAAATCTTGGACCACGTGGAGGAAGAAATGGGAAGAACTAAGAGTTCCTTGAATTCTGATGTGTATAACTCTGTGCTCGTTGCGCTTGTCCGTAGAGAGCAGATTGGCCTTGCCTTGTCTATCTTCTTCAAGCTCTTAGAAGCTTCAAATGGCACTGGCAATGTAATTCCCAATACTTTTGTTTGCAATGAATTGTTTGTTGCGCTTAGAAAAGCAGACATGAGGGAGGAATTCAGCAGGGTTTTTGACAAACTGAGAGAGAAAAATCGGTTTGCGCTTGACTTGTGGGGCTACAATATTTGCATTCATGCATTCGGGTGTTGGGGTGATCTGGGGTTGTCCCTGAGCCTCTTTAGGGAGATGAAACAGAGAAGTCATGGTTCTGACAGTGGTCCATTTGCTCCGGACTTGTGCACCTATAACAGCCTTATTCACGTCCTTTGCTCGTCGGGAGAGATCAAGGATGCCCTAATTGTTTGGGATGAACTAAAGGGATCTGGTCATGAACCTGATGCGTCCACCTACCGAATTATTATACAGGGCTGTTGTAAATCCTATCGGATAGAAGATGCAATGAAGATACTTAGTGAGATGCAGTACAATGGATTTTGTCCAGATACTGTTGTTTATAACTCTGTCTTAGATGGGTTAATGAAAGCGAGGAGACTCACAGAAGCATGCCAACTGTTTGAGAAAATGGTTGAGGATGGGGTAAGGGCTTCCTGTTGGACATATAATATACTTATTGATGGATTGTTCAAAAATGGAAGAGGTGTAGCCGGGTACACAATGTTTTGCGATTTGAAGAAGAAAGGACAGTTTGTTGACGGGGTTACTTACAGCATTGTCATATTGTGGCTATGTAGGGAGGGCCAGATTGAGGAAGCTTTGCAACTTGTTGAAGAGATGGAAGCCAGAGGCTTTGTTGTTGATCTAGTTACCGTGACATCGCTATTGATTGGGTTTCATAGGCAAGGTCGATGGGATTGGACGGAGAGGATCATGAAGCATATCAGGGATGGTAATTTGGTGCCAACTGTGCTCAAGTGGAAAGCGGATATGGAGGCTTCTATGAAAAGCCCACAGAGCAGGAAAAAGGATTTCTCTCCAATTTTCCCATGTAAAGGTGACTTCAGTGAAATCACTTATTTCTTAAGTTCACCTGACTTGGGGATAGGTGAGGCTGGTGGGCAACTGGAGGACAGATCTGCTTCGCATGACACCGACCAGTGGTCCTCATCTCCTTACATGGATCTATTGGCCAATCAAGTGACCTCCAATGACCGTATTCTTAAAACTTTCTCTCCCTCCAGGGGAAAACGAGTTCAGGTAAAAGGGGTGGAATCTTTTGATATTGATATGGTCAATACGTACTTGTCAATGTTTTTGGCCAAAGGAAAGCTGAGCTTAGCCTGCAAGTTGTATGAGATGTTCACTGATATGGGTGTCAACCCTGTGGGTTACACTTATAATGCAATGATGAGTTCATTTGTTAAGAAGGGATATTTCAATGAGGCTTGGGGTGTTCTTCATGAGATGGGTGAACATGTATGTCCAGCAGACATAGGGACATACAATGTGATCATTCAAGGCCTTGGGAAGATGGGAAATGCAGATCTAGTTAATGCAGTTCGGGATAAACTAGCGAAGCAGGGTGGCTATCTCGACATTGTGATGTACAATACCTTGATCAATGCACTAGGAAAGGCAGGGCGGGTTGATGAAGCAAACAATGTTTTTGAGCAGATGAGGACAAGTGGGATAAATCCTGATGTTGTCACTTACAATACACTCATTCAAGTTCATAGTAAGGCAGGTCGATTACAGGATGCTTACAAGTTCTTGAAGATGATGTTGGATGCTGGCTGTCCTCCAAACCATGTCACTGACACAATTCTTGACCTTATGGAGAAGGAGGTTGAGAAACTGAGATACAAAAAGGCTTCAATAAGACGGAGTCATAAGGATGATTCTTCTTAAAGAACTCTAAGAGAAAGGTTGGTCAGCTATACACAAAACTTGTTTCAGTTTTGAGACACTTGAGAATCTGAATATTGGTCTTTATTTGGAAACAATCTTATGTACTATTGAATAAGCACTAGCAGTGAGGCAGGGTGTAAGTATATTGTTTGTCTTCAATACAATCGTAGCTGAAATCAGATAGTTTTGCTTATCTTTTCTTGGACCTTGTGGTAGGCCTTATTTTGAGAAGAAAAATCAACACCagctttgttttgcttttcgTTCTGTCATGACATATCCTTCTGATGCCCATTTacctttcacttttttttttttttttttaattttacctCATCTGGATCCATTCAGTGGTGATGATATTATGATTATGGCATGAAACATGGCAATACCCAACTGTATACTTATCAAACTCTGGAGTCTAATCTTTCTCATGCCTCATTGTGAAGGAAATCTATCAATCAGCGGTAGACCGTAGATGGGTTCCAGCTCATGCAAACATGCAGTGGAAGGAAATTCCTTAGTGTAAGATTTCATCGAACAACTAGCTATTGGGAGGTAATATCTTTGGACTCCATTTTCAGATGTATGTAATCTCGTTTGCATAATAATCCACTCCATAATCATTGAGTTGTTAAACTAACATGCCAACTTATCACTCTCAGCTGACCTTTTTAAATCTAATAAACATTGTCCAACAATAGCCACTAGAGCTGCAAAAGAGCCAAAGCGGAGATGAGCTTTGAAGCATTTGAGCTAGGCTCATTCAAAATTAGGCGAGCTTGAGCACGTTAGTGTTAGTGAAACAGCCAAGCTCAAGTTGAACACTACTACACTAGAACCTCAAATCGAACAAACTATATAAACAAGCTGAGATCGAGCTCAAACTTGATGCGCTCTAACAAAAGTTTCATGAAATAGTTTCAGTTACTATATATattactaaaataaaatttcatagATATAGTTTTGTGTTTGTGATCATACTTGAGCCGAGCTTTGGCAAACTTGGGCACAAGTTGTTTATGAAACAAGATCTCATTTATTGATATAGCAAGCTGAGCTCAACGGAGCCCTTATCAGGTTCAGCTCTGCTCGTTCGCGAGTAGCTCAGTTGGTTTACAGCCCCATCCACCACCCCCTTATGTCTTTTCTGTTTTAATGTGTTACGCGGGTCACACTTCACCTCTAgggctttttttatttttgtttttatgttatGGTGGGGGTATGTTTACTTTGGATCGATTAAAAATCAGGATTTGGACAGCAGGAAAATTGACTACTTGAGCAATCTAGTGTGTCGGAATATCTATAGAAGAATAGATTAGATGGAGGtgatttgagtttttctttgccTGTATTTAATATAATCGCCATCTTTCAAATCATTCATCCAATTTCTGTCAAATACACACATTCAGCAGAGTAGTTGAAAAAGTGATGCGGGTCATTGATTCTTGCAATACAAACTTATGTACCTCAGTTTCGATCTAGGTAGATAATTCATGGGATTCATAGCATCATTCCAAACCAAACTGAACAAGAGCTGATATTATTGTCTTTTTTGTTAACTCTACACTTtttgtttggatcggccaactCTACATTAGAAGAGAAGCAGCATATGTTCCGTGTAAATATTGACCCATTACCAGTCTACCACGCATAAGCGCTTGTTTGATTGGGCACTTGATGTGGATAATGAATATTTGCATGCATAGTTATGGGGTGAAACTTAAATGACTACATATGGTTTATGGGTGCATCATGCATGTCCAACCACTCATGTTAGATGGATATTTCATATGCTTCCCTGGATTTGGAAATGCTTCTTTTTGTAGACTGCTATACATAGCTTTATGTTGACTGTTATAACATTTTGGTTTGGTCTCTGTTTACATGATCCGTGGCTGGAAGTCTGTCCCAGCAGAAGCAAcaatttatttcttttcttggcAAGTGGTTTGAACGTCAAATAGTTTGCAGTGTAAAAATCCACAAATCAAATGTTAGTTTGGCTCAATGtggaaaaataaattgaacAAGAAAATAACAGAGATAAGAGACGACAAATGCCTTATTTATGAGCAATATCCTTTATTGCTGCTTGTTCTCTATATCCCCTCATTTCTTGATTGCCTGTGATGGAAAACAAGAATGCTACACACATTCAACATGATATGCAAACACAGTTTAAATGAAAACTCTGCAACAAATATAACCAGAGCCTCTAATTGATGCGGAATTCGATAACCAAATAACAAGAGAAGTCATTACAAGAAGTTTAATTAgcctaatttaaaaaaaaaggggaggatgcatCTAAATCAGATGGCTGAATGTACTTACACTTACCTTCATGCATCAAGTTTTCACAGCTGTGACATTCTTGATGAGCATCCCAACAATATCTGGTGATACCCTTGATGCTGTATCCTTCAAGTCTCTAATCTTCATTTCTGTCTCCTCTTCGAGCTGTTTTGCAGTTGAGCCAGAGCTCCCAGTTGTCTACACATCATCCCACACCAATTTTGTTacaacattcttttttttttttttgaacaggaaAAAGGATTTTATTAGCTTTGAAAACAGATTACAAAGATCAAAAGGACCCTAAGCATGAGGCCTCACATTGGAGCAAGAGTTTACCCACAAAGATGGCACCCCTCACTTGGACAGTCATATGCGCCAGGTACCAAAAAGGAAATAACAACCCAAGGTTAGCAAGTATCCAACCATGACATAGAATCCCAAAAAGGAACACCACTCCTAACACCCACAAAACACACTTCCCCCGATTAGTCtcgttttcgttttttttttgtaattataaGATAGGCGTAAAACAACATAAGAACAAAAGGATTTGGGGAAGTGGATATGCTACGATTGATTCTACGTACTAAATTAAGTTAAAGAGAAGATAAGATGATGATGGCATTTATATCCTTTTATTAGCATAAACACACTTGTATCAACTAACTACAATTGTGGTTTCCTTTTTCTGTCTCCTTTGTGTCCTACCCTTGTAATGCTGCTACGTGTCCTTTTCTTTTATCTATCCCTAGCTTTTAATGATGTCATATTGTCACAAATGGTAACTAAACTCACTCTTTGAATTCAGAGTCacctttttaatttcaaattgTGCCGATGTGAATACCAGAAGGGTGGGATAGAAACCCGGAAGAGTGATGCACAGCTGATTATAAATTGGGTGTAGTGTAGATATACGATGTTTGAATATACTACCTCGgcgattttatttttgaattcggCATCCAAATGTGAACGATAGTTTGACACTTCCTTCTCAGCTTCGTCTTTAGCCTGCTTCAATCTTGTTAATTTCACTGAAAGAGAAACAATATCTGCTCTGATGGATCCTAttgtgaaagaaaagaagactAAGGAGGGAAGAAAGAAACATAGAATAACAATTACAGTTAATCACTCCTTGAAATTGATATAGGTTTAGACTTTAGGGTCTCACAGTTTCTAGCAGCAGCTACAATCTGCTGGGCTTCCTGTTCTGCAGTTAGTAGCATTTGAATACCGCCTTGTCCTTTCATGGAATCCATTGGAAGCTGTTTGACCTTAAAAAAAGAGCCATAAAGATTAGTCTGTTGCATTGCCAAAGAGTACTTCCGCTCTTAATCTACCTCCCCTAAATCCTTTTCATAGCTAAATTGGGTGTAGATTTTTGTTGGAAAACAATATGCCAATTGTGATATTGAGAAGCCATGAGTTTTGAAattaaaaggagaaaaactATGATAAGTACGTAAATGAATACATACACTGCATATATAGGagacaacttttttttctttttttgatcaaataCTTGTTTGGGAttgttttctgtttcttttgtcCAATTAGAGGGATGGAGAAGAGTCAACATGATACGTTTAGTCATTTTTTCCATGTTTGAAGGAAACACTAAAATGATAGCTTGTGATTGTCGACAAATCCCATTGAGTTATGAATAATTGAGGAATGGAAAGGAATTAGAATGTCATAGAACCTATGCAGCATGGACACGAATACGGATACagacacggcaattctaaaaaaatggggatacggacacggcggtggacatgccacgtgtataaataaataaatatatatacatatatattaatttttttatgaaccattgtatatgaataatgaATAATCTCACAaattgtataaatttttttcaaaggcataattacagtttaacccaaaagatttgaataatttcatattaaccccccaaaattaaaaatattacctTTTGACCCCTAGACGTGTCCCCggcgtgtccccagccgtgtctcctatcaaaaaataataaaaattattgaacacgCCTCCCCgtgtgtccccgccgtgtcctcGTGTCCAATACATGGATacggcgcccttttggagtgtcggtgcttcatagcatAGAACTGGTGATTGTAGAGGCTAAATGTTCACTAAGGAATTAGGATGATCATCCCTTTTATCTTGTAAATCTTATTACTGACTCACTCTCTTTTCTTCCCAACAGATCACTGTAAAACATTGAAATTCGACTTCTCAAAGCTTTATCCTTAGCAAAGTCTGCAGCCTTCTCGTTAGTCCACATCAGAGGTAATATTTTCTTTTCGTTTGATTTGAGACATCGctgcgtaatttttttttggatggcaTGATGTTATATCTCCTTAGTTCCTAGTTTCTATATACATTGGAACACTTTTGCTACTCATTGTTTAATAGTCTTAATGAAGGTGTCTTTATtgcccaataaacaaagaaaagaactaaTGATTGTTTTTTTAGATTTAGATTCCTGGGGGTTGTAATGCGTAGGTGCGATAATAAggaaattgttattttctttgagcatctccaacccaagtCTCTAAATAGATACTCAGAAGTTATTCTCCAATAGAAAGAAGTGATTATAGAGCAGAATTAGAATGTCCTAAAACTGGGGGACATAGAAATTCTACTTCTTAACCTTTATCCATAACCAAGGTAATatgttcttttcttgtttttggcaCGGGACGATTATGGTAGAGACTCAGAGCTACTTTCATGGGCTGTTAATGT
The sequence above is drawn from the Rhododendron vialii isolate Sample 1 chromosome 6a, ASM3025357v1 genome and encodes:
- the LOC131329134 gene encoding V-type proton ATPase subunit G-like, with the protein product MDSMKGQGGIQMLLTAEQEAQQIVAAARNLKLTRLKQAKDEAEKEVSNYRSHLDAEFKNKIAETTGSSGSTAKQLEEETEMKIRDLKDTASRVSPDIVGMLIKNVTAVKT
- the LOC131329130 gene encoding pentatricopeptide repeat-containing protein At4g01570; translated protein: MRHGRGRTSLYSSALLVLTRNKITSTPTASSTTTAISEVGNLLLVAAVVKSLSENGGTRNLDENSIPLSESLVLQILRRSSLQVSKKVDFFRWCSLMHNYKHSASTYAQLFHAICRHQDSLLDHHHEIIHLLGSMKRDGVVLDSRTFKLLLDSFIRIGKFDIALEILDHVEEEMGRTKSSLNSDVYNSVLVALVRREQIGLALSIFFKLLEASNGTGNVIPNTFVCNELFVALRKADMREEFSRVFDKLREKNRFALDLWGYNICIHAFGCWGDLGLSLSLFREMKQRSHGSDSGPFAPDLCTYNSLIHVLCSSGEIKDALIVWDELKGSGHEPDASTYRIIIQGCCKSYRIEDAMKILSEMQYNGFCPDTVVYNSVLDGLMKARRLTEACQLFEKMVEDGVRASCWTYNILIDGLFKNGRGVAGYTMFCDLKKKGQFVDGVTYSIVILWLCREGQIEEALQLVEEMEARGFVVDLVTVTSLLIGFHRQGRWDWTERIMKHIRDGNLVPTVLKWKADMEASMKSPQSRKKDFSPIFPCKGDFSEITYFLSSPDLGIGEAGGQLEDRSASHDTDQWSSSPYMDLLANQVTSNDRILKTFSPSRGKRVQVKGVESFDIDMVNTYLSMFLAKGKLSLACKLYEMFTDMGVNPVGYTYNAMMSSFVKKGYFNEAWGVLHEMGEHVCPADIGTYNVIIQGLGKMGNADLVNAVRDKLAKQGGYLDIVMYNTLINALGKAGRVDEANNVFEQMRTSGINPDVVTYNTLIQVHSKAGRLQDAYKFLKMMLDAGCPPNHVTDTILDLMEKEVEKLRYKKASIRRSHKDDSS